One window from the genome of Xiphophorus hellerii strain 12219 chromosome 16, Xiphophorus_hellerii-4.1, whole genome shotgun sequence encodes:
- the ddx47 gene encoding putative ATP-dependent RNA helicase DDX47, whose protein sequence is MADRSPEQNTGVRAEESGSDDDEEQINTGESEEAVKTFKDLGVTEVLCEACDQLGWKSPTKIQVEAIPVALQGRDVIGLAETGSGKTGAFALPILQSLLASPQRLHTLVLTPTRELAFQISEQFEALGSSIGVKCAVTVGGIDMMSQSLVLAKKPHIVIATPGRLIDHLENTKGFSLRALKFLVMDEADRILNMDFETEVDKILKVIPRDRRTFLFSATMTKKVQKLQRAALKDPVKCAVSTKYSTVDKLQQYYVFIPSKYKDCYLVSILNELAGNSFMIFCSTCNNAQRVALMLRNLGITAIPLHGQMSQNKRLGALNKFKSKSRSVLLATDVASRGLDIPHVDCVINYDIPTHSKDYIHRVGRTARAGRSGKSITFVTQYDVELFQRIESLIGKKLPAFPTQEEEVMMLVERVSEAQRFARLEMKEQGEKRKRPRGGDGDEDDTEQASGVRKKVKGGPGGGKKRGGAAWRGGR, encoded by the exons ATGGCGGACCGGAGTCCGGAGCAAAATACCGGCGTAAGAGCGGAGGAGTCTGGCAGCGACGATGATGAAGAACAGATTAATACTGGAGAAAGTGAGGAGGCAGTGAAGACCTTCAAGGACCTG GGTGTCACCGAGGTGCTATGTGAAGCTTGTGATCAGCTGGGATGGAAGAGTCCAACCAAGATCCAGGTGGAGGCTATTCCAGTAGCACTTCAAG GCAGAGACGTCATCGGCTTGGCAGAGACGGGTTCAGGTAAGACCGGTGCGTTCGCCCTGCCGATCCTCCAGTCGCTGCTGGCTTCACCTCAGCGGCTCCACACCTTGGTCCTCACCCCCACCAGAGAGCTGGCCTTCCAGATCTCCGAGCAGTTCGAGGCTCTGGGGTCCAGCATCGGCGTCAAATGTG CTGTGACTGTTGGAGGAATCGACATGATGTCCCAGTCGTTGGTGTTGGCAAAAAAGCCACATATTGTTATTG ccACTCCTGGTCGGTTGATCGATCACCTGGAGAACACAAAGGGCTTCTCCCTGCGAGCTCTAAAGTTCCTGGTCATGGACGAAGCGGACCGGATTCTCAATATGGACTTTGAGACTGAG gtgGACAAGATCCTGAAAGTCATTCCCAGAGACAGACGCACCTTCTTGTTCTCAGCCACCATGACCAAAAAG GTCCAGAAGCTCCAAAGAGCAGCTCTGAAGGATCCCGTAAAGTGCGCCGTATCCACAAAGTACTCCACAGTAGACAAGCTGCAGCAGTACTACGTCTTTATTCCATCCAAGTATAAG GACTGTTACCTCGTGTCCATCCTGAACGAGCTGGCCGGGAACTCCTTCATGATTTTCTGTAGCACGTGTAACAACGCCCAGCGGGTGGCGCTCATGTTGAGGAACCTGGGCATCACCGCCATCCCTCTTCATGGACAGATGAGTCAG AATAAACGTCTCGGCGCGCTCAACAAGTTCAAGTCCAAGTCGCGCTCCGTTCTCCTGGCAACGGATGTGGCGTCCAGAGGCCTGGACATCCCGCACGTCGACTGCGTCATCAACTACGACATCCCTACGCATTCAAAG GACTACATCCACAGAGTGGGGCGAACAGCCAGAGCGGGGCGGTCTGGAAAATCCATCACTTTTGTCACACa GTACGATGTGGAGCTTTTCCAGCGGATCGAAAGTTTGATCGGGAAGAAACTGCCGGCGTTTCCCACACAAGAGGAGGAAGTGATGATGCTGGTGGAGCGAGTGAGCGAGGCTCAGAGATTTGCCCGGCTG GAAATGAAGGAACAGGGAGAGAAACGGAAGAGGCCCAGAGGTGGAGACGGGGACGAGGACGACACGGAACAGGCGAGCGGAGTGAGGAAGAAAGTCAAAGGGGGGCCGGGTGGAGGGAAGAAGAGGGGCGGAGCAGCCTGGAGAGGAGGACGCTGA
- the wbp11 gene encoding WW domain-binding protein 11 yields MGRRSTSSTKSGKFMNPTDQARKEARKRELKKNKKQRMMVRAAVLKMKDPRQIIRDMEKLDEMEFNPVQQPLLNEKVLRDKRKKLRETFERIIHLYERENPETYKELRKLELEYETKRGQLALYFDSVKNAESVEVDSIPLPDMPHAPSNIHIQDIPLPRAQPPSILKKTSAFGKPATGLASVPSLPRLPPGKKPPGPPPGPPPPQVLALYGIPSRQIYGADADPSIPGLERDSAGDLGRDRDSGSDSDRDDADDDSDSEEDSEEDGDEGADGDRDEDRSERHAGRSVRFADLAADESRDGKRKKKRVVKKTKAITPLQAMMLRMAGQSIPEEEEEEEVEEEYTDESDGSDTEDRGPPGDPQPHVMPNQRLLPPPGALGQQGPPPLQGPPMTGPPPLGPPPAPPMRPPGPPSGPPPAPPPGAPPFLRPPGMPGGIRGPMPRLLPPGPPPGRPPGPPPGPPPSLPPGPPPRGPPPRLPPPGPPGIPPPPPRAGGPPRPMVPPLSMFPPPLNSNVLSAPPSIVPRQKGSGQDGPQSSMPPPPAMPMRPGVMQMPPPPGTAGSHHHTATIEKRANITSAAAGGAAGAGGATISAKPQIINPKAEVTRFVPTALRVRRDTSGPMRGPSMGSLEKAGGVAAGRRGDDGMGGQWQKQQVAASMGLANPSQVGSVPQPSMKTKDQVYEAFMREMEGLL; encoded by the exons ATGGGGCGACgttccacctcctccaccaagAGTGGGAAGTTTATGAATCCCACCGACCAGGCCA GAAAGGAGGCCAGGAAAAGGGAGTTAAAAAAG AACAAGAAGCAGAGGATGATGGTGAGAGCAGCTGTGCTGAAGATGAAAGATCCCAGACAAATCATCAGAGACATGGAAAAGCTGGATGAGATGG agttcAACCCCGTTCAGCAGCCCTTGCTGAACGAGAAGGTGTTGAGGGACAAGCGGAAGAAGTTACGGGAGACGTTTGAACGCATCATCCATCTGTACGAGAGGGAGAACCCTGAAACCTACAAGGAGCTGCGCAAACTGGAGCTGGAGTACGAGACCAAGCGAGGGCAGCTGGCTCTTTACTTTGACTCGGTCAAG AACGCAGAGTCAGTGGAAGTGGACAGCATCCCTCTACCCGACATGCCTCACGCCCCGTCCAACATCCACATCCAGGACATCCCGTTACCGAGGGCTCAGCCTCCGTCCATCCTCAAGAAGACCTCGGCTTTTGG CAAACCGGCGACCGGACTGGCGTCAGTCCCCAGTCTCCCTCGATTACCCCCTGGGAAGAAACCACCCGGGCCCCCACCGGGGCCCCCGCCGCCGCAGGTTCTGGCGCTGTACGGCATCCCGTCTCGACAGATCTACGGCGCCGACGCAG ACCCGTCCATCCCGGGGCTGGAGCGGGACTCCGCCGGGGACCTGGGGCGGGACCGGGACAGCGGGAGTGACAGCGACAGGGACGACGCGGACGACGACAGCGACTCGGAGGAGGACAGCGAGGAAGACGGAGACGAAGGGGCGGACGGCGACCGTGACGAGGACAGGAGCGAGAGACACGCCG GTCGCAGCGTGCGTTTTGCAGACCTCGCAGCCGACGAGTCCCGGGAtggaaagaggaagaagaagcgAGTGGTGAAGAAGACAAAGGCCATCACTCCCCTGCAGGCCATGATGTTAAGGATGGCAG GTCAGTCCAttcctgaggaagaggaggaagaggaagtagagGAGGAATACACGGACGAGTCGGACGGCTCCGACACTGAAGACCGGGGCCCGCCGGGGGACCCCCAGCCCCACGTCATGCCCAACCAGCGCCTGCTCCCTCCTCCTGGGGCACTGGGGCAGCAGGGACCTCCCCCCTTGCAGGGCCCACCAATGACCGGGCCCCCTCCTCTAGGACCTCCGCCGGCTCCTCCAATGAGACCCCCCGGTCCGCCCTCTGGCCCGCCCCCTGCGCCACCTCCAG GCGCCCCTCCGTTCTTGAGGCCTCCTGGGATGCCTGGAGGGATCCGGGGCCCAATGCCTCGTCTCCTGCCCCCTGGCCCCCCACCCGGCCGACCGCCCGGCCCTCCTCCGGGCCCCCCACCCAGTCTCCCTCCAGGCCCTCCTCCGCGTGGACCACCTCCCAGACTACCACCCCCAGGACCACCAG GTATTCCCCCTCCTCCGCCGAGAGCCGGAGGCCCCCCTCGCCCCATGGTGCCCCCCCTCTCCATGTTTCCTCCGCCTCTCAACTCCAACGTGCTCAGCGCCCCTCCCAGCATCGTGCCGAGGCAGAAGGGCTCCGGCCAGGATGGCCCACAGAGCAGCATGCCGCCGCCGCCGGCCATGCCCATGCGGCCCGGCGTCATGCAGATGCCGCCTCCGCCCGGCACGGCCGGCAGCCACCACCACACGGCCACCATCGAGAAAAGAGCCAACATCACCTCGGCGGCGGCCGGAGGGGCGGCGGGCGCAGGGGGCGCCACCATCTCGGCCAAGCCTCAAATCATCAACCCCAAGGCGGAGGTCACCCGCTTCGTGCCGACGGCGCTGCGGGTGCGTAGGGACACAAGTGGGCCGATGCGGGGGCCATCGATGGGGTCCCTGGAGAAAGCGGGCGGGGTTGCGGCAGGACGGAGGGGAGACGACGGGATGGGAGGACAGTGGCAGAAACAGCAGGTGGCTGCTTCTATGGGGTTGGCCAACCCGTCACAAGTGGGGTCTGTTCCTCAGCCCAGCATGAAGACTAAAGACCAGGTTTATGAAGCGTTCATGAGAGAAATGGAGGGACTGCTGTAA